The Acidimicrobiales bacterium genome has a segment encoding these proteins:
- a CDS encoding HNH endonuclease — MFAWLRSMLQRRAERRHADAEARHNRDRGTHCFYCGSAFSAEPGLDRTVDHRLPRSHGGTDALVNMVFACRACNERKADRDEAEFLASEWLAERRRALGPNDGRH; from the coding sequence GTGTTCGCCTGGTTGCGCTCGATGCTGCAGCGGCGGGCCGAACGGCGCCACGCCGATGCCGAGGCCCGGCACAACCGCGACCGGGGCACGCACTGCTTCTACTGCGGGTCCGCGTTCTCGGCCGAACCGGGGCTCGACCGCACCGTCGATCACCGCCTGCCACGCAGCCACGGCGGGACCGACGCCCTGGTGAACATGGTGTTCGCCTGCCGGGCCTGCAACGAGCGCAAGGCTGACCGCGACGAGGCCGAGTTCCTCGCCTCGGAGTGGCTCGCCGAGCGTCGTCGAGCCCTGGGCCCCAATGACGGCCGGCACTGA
- a CDS encoding GNAT family N-acetyltransferase, with protein sequence MGSVGSRLMEITEVTEVTDELVEAFERLVPQLSSSNPPPSERELSAIVDSAASHLLVARDPDGRVVGSLTLVVFLIPTGRRAWIEDVVVDETARGAGVGAALNRFALDLARDLGARTVDLTSRPSREAANRLYRGLGFVPRDTNVYRLALQPDE encoded by the coding sequence GTGGGGTCGGTAGGATCGCGGCTCATGGAGATCACCGAGGTCACCGAGGTCACCGACGAGCTGGTCGAGGCGTTCGAGCGCCTGGTGCCCCAGCTCTCGTCGTCGAACCCGCCTCCGTCGGAGCGTGAGCTCTCGGCGATCGTCGACTCCGCGGCCAGCCACCTGCTGGTTGCCCGCGACCCCGACGGCCGAGTCGTCGGCAGCCTCACCCTCGTGGTGTTCCTCATCCCCACCGGTCGGCGGGCGTGGATCGAAGACGTCGTGGTCGACGAAACCGCTCGGGGCGCCGGCGTCGGCGCGGCCCTCAACCGCTTCGCGCTCGACCTCGCCCGCGACCTGGGTGCCAGGACGGTCGATCTCACCTCCCGCCCGTCCCGCGAAGCGGCGAACCGCCTCTACCGAGGACTCGGCTTCGTCCCCCGCGACACCAACGTCTACCGGCTGGCGCTGCAGCCCGACGAGTAG
- a CDS encoding M15 family metallopeptidase, protein MGDEPLPLRADGFGRILPTPDVLVDRRLSTMSVLPPPPTEQFESTVAPLDDTVVERMGATWEPGCPTPLDELRHLTVSFWGFDGGHHTGELILHRDVVDDVAWVFERLHAERFPIEEMRIITTADLEAPPTGDGNNTASFVCREVRGASSWSEHARGLAVDINPFHNPYQRGEVVLPELASAYLDRGWDRPGMIQPGDVVTESFAAIGWHWGGSWSSPDHMHFSATGR, encoded by the coding sequence GTGGGTGACGAGCCCTTGCCCCTGCGGGCCGACGGTTTCGGTCGGATCCTGCCCACCCCGGACGTGCTCGTGGATCGTCGTCTGTCGACCATGAGCGTGTTGCCGCCCCCTCCCACCGAGCAGTTCGAGTCCACGGTCGCGCCGCTCGACGACACCGTCGTCGAGCGCATGGGGGCCACGTGGGAGCCGGGCTGTCCCACACCGCTCGACGAGCTGCGCCACCTCACCGTCAGCTTCTGGGGGTTCGACGGCGGCCACCACACCGGCGAGCTGATCCTGCACCGCGACGTGGTCGACGACGTGGCGTGGGTGTTCGAGCGGCTCCACGCCGAGCGCTTCCCGATCGAGGAGATGCGGATCATCACCACCGCCGACCTCGAGGCTCCCCCCACCGGCGACGGAAACAACACCGCGTCGTTCGTGTGCCGGGAGGTGCGGGGGGCATCATCGTGGTCCGAGCACGCTCGGGGGCTCGCAGTGGACATCAACCCGTTCCACAACCCCTACCAGCGCGGCGAGGTCGTACTTCCCGAGCTGGCCAGCGCCTACCTCGACCGTGGTTGGGACCGGCCGGGGATGATCCAGCCCGGAGACGTGGTCACCGAGTCGTTCGCGGCCATCGGCTGGCACTGGGGTGGCAGCTGGTCGTCGCCCGACCACATGCACTTCTCGGCCACCGGGCGATGA
- a CDS encoding DUF427 domain-containing protein translates to MNPDRIEPGPGQESVWDYPRPPRIEPTDAHIRVGLGGETVADTRRAVRVLETSQPPAFYLPPDDVRTDLLVPTTTRTFCEWKGQAIYYTVRAGGVEAQDAAWTYATPVDAFAPIAGWFAFYAQQLDCSVDDEHVTANEGSYYGGWITSAVVGPFKGGTGTSHW, encoded by the coding sequence ATGAACCCCGACCGGATCGAACCCGGCCCCGGCCAGGAGTCGGTCTGGGACTACCCGCGCCCGCCCCGCATCGAGCCCACCGACGCCCACATCCGGGTCGGCCTCGGCGGTGAGACCGTCGCCGACACGCGCCGAGCGGTGCGGGTGCTGGAGACGAGCCAGCCTCCCGCCTTCTACCTGCCGCCCGACGACGTCCGCACCGACCTCCTGGTGCCGACCACGACCCGCACCTTCTGTGAGTGGAAGGGCCAGGCCATCTACTACACGGTGCGCGCCGGAGGGGTCGAGGCACAGGACGCGGCGTGGACCTATGCGACCCCTGTCGACGCCTTCGCTCCCATCGCCGGCTGGTTCGCCTTCTACGCCCAGCAACTCGACTGCTCCGTCGACGACGAGCACGTGACGGCCAACGAGGGCTCCTACTACGGCGGTTGGATCACCTCGGCGGTCGTCGGCCCGTTCAAGGGCGGCACCGGGACCTCGCACTGGTGA
- a CDS encoding pirin family protein, with protein sequence MSTSPVLETVPLGLHWPTLDPFLFCAHHDDEYPAGDESMAPAVPVDDRDLGMDFSGKDGWSMYHGDSVPGFPGHPHRGFETVTYVRNGLIDHSDSLGAAARFGRGDVQWVTAGSGIVHSEMFPLVHPDQPNPLELFQIWLNLPADDKMVDPYFTMLWDHDIPRAQVTDDQGNNTEVTVIAGRLGVVAAALPPPSSWAARDDSHVAIWHIRLDAGATWSVPATLDAEINRVLYLFEGDTARIADTDVDSDTGVVLRPDVEVEITAGDEPVEALLLQGRPIGEPVAQYGPFVMNTRAEIQQAMADFQTTGFGGWPWDDQAPTHGRDRGRFARHVDGRVEELSDTGA encoded by the coding sequence ATGAGCACCAGCCCCGTTCTGGAGACCGTCCCGCTCGGCCTGCACTGGCCGACCCTCGACCCGTTCCTCTTCTGCGCCCACCACGACGACGAGTACCCGGCGGGCGACGAGTCGATGGCCCCCGCGGTTCCCGTCGACGACCGCGACCTCGGCATGGACTTCTCGGGCAAGGACGGCTGGTCGATGTATCACGGCGACTCGGTCCCCGGGTTCCCCGGCCACCCCCACCGCGGGTTCGAGACCGTCACCTACGTGCGCAACGGGCTCATCGACCACTCCGACTCGCTCGGCGCCGCCGCCCGCTTCGGACGGGGCGACGTCCAGTGGGTCACCGCCGGCAGCGGCATCGTCCACAGCGAGATGTTCCCCCTGGTGCATCCCGACCAGCCCAACCCCCTCGAGCTGTTCCAGATCTGGTTGAACCTGCCGGCCGACGACAAGATGGTCGACCCCTACTTCACCATGCTGTGGGACCACGACATCCCCCGCGCCCAGGTCACCGACGACCAGGGCAACAACACCGAGGTCACCGTCATCGCCGGTCGTCTCGGCGTGGTGGCCGCAGCGTTGCCTCCCCCCAGCTCGTGGGCGGCCCGCGACGACTCCCACGTCGCCATCTGGCACATCCGACTCGACGCGGGCGCCACCTGGTCCGTTCCCGCCACCCTCGACGCGGAGATCAACCGGGTGCTCTATCTCTTCGAAGGCGACACGGCCCGCATCGCCGACACCGACGTCGACAGCGACACCGGGGTGGTGCTGAGGCCCGACGTCGAGGTCGAGATCACCGCCGGCGACGAACCGGTCGAGGCCCTACTGCTCCAAGGCCGTCCCATCGGTGAGCCCGTCGCCCAGTACGGTCCGTTCGTGATGAACACCCGCGCCGAGATCCAACAGGCCATGGCCGACTTCCAGACCACCGGGTTCGGAGGCTGGCCGTGGGACGACCAGGCCCCCACCCATGGGCGCGACCGGGGACGCTTCGCCCGCCACGTCGACGGCCGGGTCGAGGAGCTCTCGGACACCGGCGCATGA